The following nucleotide sequence is from Myripristis murdjan chromosome 22, fMyrMur1.1, whole genome shotgun sequence.
AAAATATTTCATATCACACTGTTACTTCTACTCTATCACACAGCACGCTCCTTTTACCCACCAGTATACGCACTGAAGCTATGGCTCAAATGGCTGAGCGGTGATACAGCCTCCATAACATTATCCCAATAGGAGAGTCAGTAAACCTGTCATTCACTTTTTAATGCCTTTTTTCCAATCATACTGTGGCCcagtgttcatgttttatttttttttgttttttttttatctccagtaaatgtagtttatttaggtatttattcAGCGGATGTGAAGTCCTCAAAGGCAGAATGGCTACAATAATTGATCCCGACTGACAGACAATATCAGCCCTTCTAATTCAAATGAGGTAAACCCGCTGACTGGAGGCTCTCCAGTAGGGGATGTTGAGTCAAGTGCTCAAAACTGCCTGATTGAAAAACTTCCACCAGTGTTTTAGTGAGGGGAGCCAATCAAGACCAAGTGCGGCTATAGCTCGTTAGTCTGAAAGTTTTTAGAGGATGGCTCCATCTTTGTGTCCCGAGCGACAAAGCTGGATGTAAGTTAATGCAGTGTTTACGGCCTCTCGTCCTCCAGCCCAATCCAGAGAATGCTATCACCATAGCGTTGTCGGCACGAGTCCTCTTCAACATGGAGAAGGAGCAGCAGATCTACGAGCAGCGGGGCATGGAGGAGTACATCAGATACCAGGTGGAGCATGAGACAGAGCCTTTTAGCCCCGGCCCTGCCTTCTCTTTCGTCAAGGTGAGACACTGTGAAGAGACAGGCTGAGaaacatacacaggcacatgcacgcacagacagaaaacactggttcacaaacacacatgcataggcctacatacattttcaaacccaAAGCAGAGTGAATCAATATTCTCAGTGCCTTTTTTTAACACAGTGTGTGATGGGTCGTGCATCCTGGAGGCACTGGATGAataatgaacacaaaacaccaacaaagataccaacacacacacacactcacacatatactgtatatacactcaCACTTCCAATCCCAATCCAGTGAGTGAGTCAGAGCCTTCGCTGCTTCTTTTTTAACACAGACGTGTGTTTGGTCGTGTTCCCAGGCTCTGGAGGCGGTGAACACACAACTGAGGGAGCTTTACCCCAACAACGAGGAGCTCTTTGATGTCGTGCTCATGACCAACAACCATGCAAACGTCGGCCTGAGACTCATCAACACCATCAATCATCACCGTGAGTGACTGAAGCGTGAAAATATGTGTCAGTTTTTTGCTGATTTCCTGTTTGCTGACATAATTCAATTACCGAACTGCTGATGGGACGGTTCACAAATGTACCCTATTGGTTAGTTCAAGCCAAAAGGGTCAGTCGTCCCTTTACCCTGaaattgatgatttttttttctttttctttttttttttttttttcaaaatgagacaTCCACCATTTAATAAACTCTCCTATTTACCTACTGGAATAAAAATTAGGAATATTATCGGCAAGCGTTGAAGTTTGGAGTCATATCaagacatttgtttttgaaatcCTTCATTTTTTAGATGATGTCATGTAGGTTTTTCATGCATTTCCATTTCCTATAATACCAGGAAGCATTTGAGTATATGCCACTTTGGAATGACACCCATCAATTGTAGgtaggggtggggaaaaaatcaattcacttaagttaatttttttttttttttattcctgacTTGATTTAGAGTAAGGATGCTGGTATCATATGAATTTAGATGACCTAACGAATCcatattgctccaaagttagtTAGGTGAGCTCTAATCCCATACAAAcaccatgcaggttttttttttttttttttttttttatgcatacaGTACAAATTTTGGCCTATTCTAAAATATCTGCATACTGGGCTGAAACAGTTTGAgctgcataaattgggtttaaCTGGAAAGCTGACACTTGTGGATTCCAGTAGctcaattttattcatgtgtaatGATGCCCCCAttgtagccatttcattgtagagAGACagtttttgaaacttgacatcagtGGATAAAATGACTCTTTGTGCCCATTAGCATAATCACAGCTTGATGAAActtaacaaacacaaactagagactcagggcattcagaggatgtctgtttatttatttattttttttaaattttatttaaattttttttttttttttaccataaacAAAAATCGCTATAAATTGTAATATTTGTAAGAATCGCAATTCATGTCGACTCGGCATCAAAGTATCATGATAATatcaaaataagaaataagcaTTTCAGCCCAGCCCTAAGTGAAGGTGTCATAAATCAAATTCAGCTAAAGATCTGACACCATGACATATTGTACCTGCTCTCACACACCCTTCCATCACACAAGCTCAGGCTCTACATagttcacacacacccacacacacacagagggtggTCTGGGTTGCCCTGTGGATGTTCTGGCCGCTCTGCACAGCTGGCCCCTTCCATTCCCACACTGAGTGACTCTGTGACCCTGTGTCCCTCtccaggacacacagacacatgagtTTACATGATGTCTGCTGAAAACATCACAGAATCATGCCCTCTGCTGGCTCAGAGAGGGGACACAGGAGGTCAGAGAGAAAGGAACTGGAGGGTAAACTAGTGAACCGGAGCTACTTCATTCAACCCaagttcatttgtttgtttcctttcttAAGCCCTGTGCCTCGACAGCCTCCCACTCTGACCCTCTGGTGTTAGCGGTGTGGGTGCTGGTGGGATCTCTCCCACGCTCCACACACCACAGCGTCCCCCGGGTGAAGTGATGGGAGCACAGGATCTGTAATCTGTGGCTCTCTGTCAAAGATCCAGCACCCACTGAAACAGCCAAGTCGGAAACATCTGCCCTGCCTGAAGCGAAAAGATCTCAGGCTCTTTCCTCTCATGTCACTTATGGTTTACTCTTCACATCTGGTTCATTGCTGAAGGCTCATACCGCCAGCAACTTTACTTTTCCCTGGAGTGAGCAGTGTGACATACTTTGATGTCAATTTCAGTAAAGAATGCTAGTCACAGTGTAACATACTCTCAAACATCCATTATGTCTTATGTAAAACACCTTGAATTGCCGTTCTGTATGCAATGTGCTGAATAAATCAACTTACCTTGCCTAATGAGTAATTTGTCATGTGCTGCTTTGAACTCATTGTCATAACCAGTTCCAGTTTCATCACATCaatgatataaaaatataactCCTggtatttatgtttctgtaggAAGAATTCACAGCAGTCTCTTCTATATCTCTGTGTCAGCATGAATATCTCCTGCGTCGTAGAACATGAAGCTTTCTCCACATCAGTGGTtcactgagctttttattcttcctCTTGCAGAGCTGTTCATTGAGCGTTTCTGTATGACCGGGGGAAACAGTCCCATAGGCTACCTGAAGGCCTACCACACCAacctgtatctgtctgcagacCCAGGCAAAGTGCTGGAAGCCCTGGAGGAAGGTCTGTGCAGAAAGACAAGAGTCACGTGTTACTACGTGTTACTACATGTTACTGGGAGCTTATATTACACCCAGTCTACTCTGAGGAGGCTAATGTCATAGTCTCTGGTATGTGCTGCAAtaacattaaaggaaaaatccagcctAACCAGGGATTAGTAATTTACAGTGTATTCCTAGTGCCGGGCTATTGCTTTAGGGCATCATTCTGTGCTGTCACTGACAAACTTGCAAAACAtgatacacacagagagcagttgCAAAAAGAAGTGAGTTCCCCCTCTTTCATGCTGGATGTTTGTTTAACCGCTGCAAATCACACTTTTTTAGGGAATGACACTGAAATCTGACAGCTAATGTCCCCGTTTTAAATTGttgaaggtttttattttccctATGAAACTCCATAGCACTGGCAATGGCACCAGAATATATAATCTAAATCTCCAGTCCCTGTCTTTAAATGTGCTCTAGGCTGGATTATTTCCTTGAAACATGGATGGACACTTGAATGACTGATTCAATTAAACTACACAGGCATTATCTCAACAGttttaagtgtgtatgtgtgtctgtgcatcagGTATAGCAGCAGCCACCATGTTCACCCCagagaagatgaaggaggtgtCGGAGACCCAGCTGCGCGTGGCCTTTGACGGTGATGCTGTTCTCTTCTCTGATGAGTCGGAACAAATCTTCAAGGCCCACGGACTGGACAAGTTCTTTGAGCACGAGAAGGCTCATGAGAACAAGCCCCTGGACCATGTATGTGCACAGCATTATGTTTAAAAGAGTCTGCCCTGGACTGATAAGGAAATGTTATGCATGCATCTGAATGAACTGTAAAAACTCTTCAGCTTTCGGCACATATTATTCATGCAATATGTATGACAGCTCAAGATTTGACATAAGAGTCATCTTGGTTATTCTAAATTTATACTACTGCACATTTTACTTTCCTACATTCTAGTAAAAATACTGGTCTTAGTATGTTATAATCTGGAATTTAAGTATGGCCAACAACAGATAGAGGGTCTAGGcttacttttttctgtcttttttctcaaGGGCCCATTGAAGGGCTTCCTGGAGGCGTTAGGGCAGCTACAGAAGAAGTTTTACAGCAAAGGCCAGCGCATGGACTGTCCCATCCGTACCTATTTGGTGACAGCTCGCAGTGCAGCCAGTTCGGGCACCAGAGCGCTGAAAACCCTGCGCTCATGGGGTCTGGAGATCGACGAGGCTCTCTTTCTGGCCGGGGCTCCTAAGGGTCCCATGCTGGAGAAGATCAGGCCCCACATCTTCTTTGATGATCAGATGTTTCATGTGACGGGGGCAGCGGAGGCGGGGATGGTGGCGTGCCACGTGCCCTATGGGATCGCTCAGAGAGTCGGCCAGAAGAAACAACTTAAGGACATTGAGGGTCCCTCGGCACCCAAGTAGCCTGGACATCACTGCAAGTCTGTGCAGAAGACTGGAGAATAGAGccttttcactgcagccatttgGACATAAATACACGTAAACACTGGTgtcactaatgacattaattaagggtCTGTTGCATTTAATTGTACCAGggctaaatggaacagaaccttaattaatgtcattagcaacaccagtgtttacctgctattcatgtcatgCAATGTCCTTTTAAATGGGTTGAAAATGCAATAACAACCAGATGTTGTAATAAATTAAAGCATTATTACGTCAATTGGTGATTACTACTTCGAAAGGGGCGGAGTAACAATACAGACCAATGATGGAATAAGTCAAGCAAGTcaaattgttattattgttgtttttgcattatTAGTCAATATCATTATCACATCCTCAGTTGCacttcattacattttcacaagttatcaggCTACATTACATGATTAGTTGCAACAAGGCAACAACTGTGTGTGCTTTAAAATTTTCCTTTGTGGAGGAAAATGACTCTTACATGTCACaaattatctatttttttttttttttacccatgcAATGACCTTTACAAAGTAAACAGCACTGTATATTAGTAATTTAAAGACAATATTCTATAGATTTTATAAGATATTTAAAGAGATGCCAGAttacactgaaaacaaacaaaaaaaatcaattaatctGTTATGATAAAGTTTCCTCAGATCTCTTGTTGACAGGTGACTTAAATCTGTTGCTGAAGACTCTGAACTACTTTGAATGCAGCCTGGATGTGATGAGAGGACCCAATGCTGTGTGTCATCACTCCTATGCAATCAATCACTTTAGATACAGAATTGCTGGGAATTATTCAATTTCACTCCTTCACTGTACTTTAAAACTATTCCATTTCACTCTGTCACTGTTTACCTGTGCTTTGAAACTGgtgcctttattttatattgataGGGCATGGCATGCTGTTCTGTTATTGACCTTTCATTTGTCAATCTGGCATGCAGCTGGTGTTGTCCTGTGTACAcactgtggtggactgattactgtgtttgtattttaccATCGCAACATCAAGTTTAACTTATTGTCGGACATGTAACAAAACCTGAAGACAAATCAGTATATTTTTCTGATTATAGAGACAATGTGGATGATTTCCAACACATAATTTTGGTTTCTGTGTGCATCCTACCTGATCGAATACAATACATGTGTTTGGAACACACTGTGCAATGCTAGAAGATGGAGATCGATATAACAGCTGGCTGTGAACTTGTGTTAACCACGACTGTCCCTAAAGTGCCGACAGATGACCAGGAAAATCTTTGTGATCTGTAGACGTGAGTGTGGAAATAATCTGCAGCAGAGAGACGTGAAGCTTCAGGAACTACTTTACACTCATGGAAGGAGAATCTCCtgattattgctgttgttttgaacTGATtgtctctccgtctgtctttgttttgtcatttgggTGTATTGGGTGTTGTCGTTCTCTGTTGCACTGTTGTGTAGCtgaatgtgtgtaatgtgtgtaaagCTGATTATTGCTGAATAAGACCAGGTTTGCTCAGACAGCCAGGTCTGGGTAAATGTGggccaaatgaataaaatacataCTGGGGTCTGTTATGCTCTGTTTCAGCACTGATGGAAAAAGGTgactttatttaaaatatttcacccgctctcactgtctcttgtcttttttttccccttagtGATCAAGTGAAATTATTGTCTATGGACTCTCAGAAGTGAGCACAGTTCCTCAGTAGCCAATGAATGACCAGTGGCTgagtaaataaatcaataaaatgacaatgtCATAAATTAGTAATAAAATTACAATGTATTCACAAATTAGATAATTTCCAGGCACCACACCGTGTGTATTTCTCCTTACAGCAGGGGGGGACAGAGATGCAGGTGAATTTAGACAGAATTCAAACCATGCTGATTCATGGAGGATCAGGGGTCTAAAACAACTTGATGGAGAACCACAACCAGGAATATATATCTTTAAATTATACTGTTATTTAAGTGAGATAGAAAACCTACCATCAAAATGACCATGCAGTGGAGAAATGCCTGGTGTTATTAGAAACTCAACACTCTAGCATCATGTGGGGTGGTGCAGGAGAGAAATATAGTGTGTTTTGCCAGTGTTTTGACTTGAAGACCTTAGAAAACACTACCTTAACTGTGAGAAGGGCTTCACTGCACTTCTTGTGATGCCTCAAAGTCACATTACATTAGTCACTAACAGTGTGAGAATGAGTAATGTCAAGAATCAACTTTCTGTCACACCCAGGGTGGTTTCATTTATTGTTAACATGCATGAACATGAATCAAGCTGGGTATTAATCAGTTCAACTGCCACAAAACATTTCTAACACATGAAATAGGCATGATGGCATTAGTAGAATgctgttgtttcagtttttgaaaaacTTTTTCAAAAGGATGGGTGTGGTGACTATTGCTTGACATTGATTTTAATGGCTATACAcattctctgtttgtctctgttcaCTTTTCATGCTCATTCAAACTTTGGTCTGTCATTTGGCTTTACACGTTGCCCTTTCATTTTGGTGTATCAAACCTGCTTGTCTGAATCACCTTATGCTATCGCAGCTCAGTACACGCAAACTAAAATCCAATTCAGCCAGAATAACTGAGtgcacaaacagcagccatTAGTCTTCTCTGTCCTGTTTTATTGAGCTACATTTGATACTGAAGGTTAAATGGCTTTTCATTACTTCCTCTGAAATAATTTGTCCTTCCAAAGATTTAATTTGCCGTTATCTCAGAGCAAAGGTTTGCAGGGTAATACACTTTGGTCCCCAATATTTTAGAAGAGGTAGCCTGAAGACATGAGATGACAGAATTATCTCTTGGCAGAAAGCAGAGTTGAGATAAGACTTTTTGGCTCTGAGCCTTGCTGCAGTTTAGCTGCTTTTGACATGAGCTGGAACTTTCTAGATACCTTACGGAGAAGCTTAGTACACAGTTACGCACATACAGTAAATACGTATTTTGATGGCAGATACAGTTCTCAAAAATAAAGGCAAAGCAATGCAAAAGGCAAAATCTAACAAGAAGttatacaaacaaaatatggTAATGTGGAGAAAAGGCTGCCCATGGATGGCATTAAGTACAACTGAGGAAAAAGCAGAGTGGTATCATATCTCTATAATTTTTCCTGTGACTCCCTCTGATGTTTATGCTCTATCCTCTCAAGAGCTCGTCCTGCAAACGCTGAACAGATTTTCATGTGGTGAAGCAATTT
It contains:
- the LOC115380654 gene encoding cytosolic 5'-nucleotidase 1A-like isoform X2; the protein is MSLNNGQTLTNSAGQDSPNPENAITIALSARVLFNMEKEQQIYEQRGMEEYIRYQVEHETEPFSPGPAFSFVKALEAVNTQLRELYPNNEELFDVVLMTNNHANVGLRLINTINHHQLFIERFCMTGGNSPIGYLKAYHTNLYLSADPGKVLEALEEGIAAATMFTPEKMKEVSETQLRVAFDGDAVLFSDESEQIFKAHGLDKFFEHEKAHENKPLDHGPLKGFLEALGQLQKKFYSKGQRMDCPIRTYLVTARSAASSGTRALKTLRSWGLEIDEALFLAGAPKGPMLEKIRPHIFFDDQMFHVTGAAEAGMVACHVPYGIAQRVGQKKQLKDIEGPSAPK
- the LOC115380654 gene encoding cytosolic 5'-nucleotidase 1A-like isoform X1, with the translated sequence MSLNNGQTLTNSAGQDSARNGSTSRASWEDARTVRKPSTPTRKPKSPNPENAITIALSARVLFNMEKEQQIYEQRGMEEYIRYQVEHETEPFSPGPAFSFVKALEAVNTQLRELYPNNEELFDVVLMTNNHANVGLRLINTINHHQLFIERFCMTGGNSPIGYLKAYHTNLYLSADPGKVLEALEEGIAAATMFTPEKMKEVSETQLRVAFDGDAVLFSDESEQIFKAHGLDKFFEHEKAHENKPLDHGPLKGFLEALGQLQKKFYSKGQRMDCPIRTYLVTARSAASSGTRALKTLRSWGLEIDEALFLAGAPKGPMLEKIRPHIFFDDQMFHVTGAAEAGMVACHVPYGIAQRVGQKKQLKDIEGPSAPK